A portion of the Cydia strobilella chromosome 5, ilCydStro3.1, whole genome shotgun sequence genome contains these proteins:
- the LOC134741737 gene encoding uncharacterized protein LOC134741737: MSSSSILDIGEKVLFDDSIESIEFHPYTPYNDSFKNNDNIHICINRQDLILLPSQSQILVEGTVEKGCLLVNNGAAFLFQDIRYELNGVEIDQARNCGITSTMKGLVSYTKEMDHSLQTAGWEVGAKKIHDKFTVTIPLSHILGFAEDYKKVIMNGKHELILNRASTDVNCLDLAAVDANTVPQPPVPNGEIEITRVTWRMPVIKVSDKEKLRLMSYVERSIPVQIAFRTWELYEYPILPASERHIWCIKTSTQLEKPRYLIVGFQTARRNDKSKDMSIFDHCNLTNCRAYLNAQYYPYDSFSAEFKTNNYVLLYDAFTNFQLSYYNRDHTSPQVNYAHYKTQSPLVVIDTSRQCDSFNSGAGAIDIKLEMEFKGNVPANTTAYCLIISDSLFEYNALTSTTRKIIQ; the protein is encoded by the coding sequence ATGTCCTCGTCATCTATATTAGACATTGGTGAGAAGGTGTTATTCGACGATAGTATAGAAAGTATAGAATTTCACCCATACACTCCGTATAATGACTCTTTCAAAAATAACGACAACATCCACATTTGTATCAACCGTCAAGATCTAATTCTACTGCCGAGTCAGAGTCAAATATTAGTGGAGGGCACAGTGGAGAAAGGATGTCTACTGGTGAACAATGGTGctgcatttttatttcaagacaTTCGTTATGAATTGAACGGTGTGGAGATTGATCAAGCGAGAAACTGCGGTATCACGTCCACCATGAAGGGACTAGTCTCCTACACCAAGGAAATGGATCATAGTCTTCAGACGGCGGGGTGGGAAGTTGGCGCCAAAAAGATACATGACAAGTTTACTGTAACTATACCACTATCTCATATCTTGGGTTTCGCCGAGGACTATAAGAAGGTTATAATGAATGGGAAACACGAGTTGATATTGAATCGCGCCAGTACAGATGTAAACTGTTTAGATTTAGCAGCCGTTGATGCCAACACGGTACCGCAACCGCCGGTTCCAAATGGTGAGATTGAAATCACCCGTGTCACATGGAGGATGCCAGTCATAAAAGTATCAGACAAGGAGAAACTGCGCTTAATGTCGTATGTTGAGAGAAGCATACCGGTTCAGATAGCGTTCCGCACATGGGAGCTGTATGAATACCCCATACTACCTGCCTCAGAACGTCATATTTGGTGCATCAAGACGAGTACTCAGCTGGAGAAACCTCGCTATCTCATTGTTGGTTTCCAAACGGCTCGTAGGAACGACAAGAGCAAAGATATGAGTATATTCGACCATTGTAATCTCACCAATTGCAGGGCGTATTTGAACGCACAGTATTATCCATACGATTCCTTTTCGGctgaatttaaaacaaacaactatGTGCTTTTATATGACGCATTTACCAATTTCCAACTATCCTACTACAACCGTGATCATACCAGCCCCCAAGTAAATTATGCTCATTACAAGACACAATCTCCATTGGTAGTCATCGACACGTCAAGACAGTGTGACAGCTTCAACTCGGGAGCTGGGGCTATTGATATTAAATTGGAAATGGAGTTTAAAGGGAACGTGCCGGCTAACACCACGGCATACTGTCTCATTATCAGTGATTCACTGTTTGAGTACAACGCACTCACCAGTACCACGCGTAAAATCATTCAGTAG